In Oceanivirga salmonicida, the genomic window GATTTAGCAAAACCCGTTGATAGAACTAAGTGGCATATGCCATCAAATATGGTAAATGCATATTATTCTCCAACAGGAAACTTAATTTGCTTCCCAGCAGCCATACTTCAAGCACCATTTTATAGTTTATCTCAAACTAAAAGTGAAAACTATGGTGGTATAGGAGCAGTTATAGGTCATGAAATATCACATGCATTTGATAATAATGGGGCTAAATCTGCAAAATGATTTTTATTTAATATTTCACTAAATTTTATCACATTTTCAAAGAAAGTTTTACTTTCATCTACTATTAATTCTTTGTATAC contains:
- a CDS encoding M13-type metalloendopeptidase, with the protein product DLAKPVDRTKWHMPSNMVNAYYSPTGNLICFPAAILQAPFYSLSQTKSENYGGIGAVIGHEISHAFDNNGAKSAK